A window of the Lactobacillus gasseri ATCC 33323 = JCM 1131 genome harbors these coding sequences:
- the mraZ gene encoding division/cell wall cluster transcriptional repressor MraZ, protein MFMGEYHHNLDSKGRLIIPAKFRDEIGEKMVFTRGMEGCIFGYPIEEWQKIEAKLAKLPLTKRSARKFTRLFYSGAMESEFDKQGRVNLTMTLKEHAALIKECVIVGVSNRIEIWSAERWNDFSEEANENYDDIAEDLDDIEL, encoded by the coding sequence ATGTTCATGGGCGAGTATCATCATAATCTCGACAGTAAAGGGCGGCTCATTATACCGGCCAAATTTAGAGACGAGATTGGCGAGAAGATGGTATTTACTCGTGGAATGGAGGGCTGTATTTTTGGCTATCCCATTGAAGAATGGCAAAAAATTGAGGCTAAGTTAGCCAAACTTCCACTGACTAAGAGAAGTGCACGTAAATTTACGCGTCTTTTCTACTCAGGTGCGATGGAGAGTGAGTTCGACAAGCAAGGACGTGTTAATCTGACCATGACGCTGAAAGAGCATGCCGCACTCATTAAGGAATGTGTGATCGTTGGTGTTTCTAATCGAATTGAAATTTGGTCAGCAGAACGCTGGAATGATTTCTCGGAAGAGGCCAATGAGAACTATGACGATATCGCAGAAGACTTGGATGACATCGAGTTATAA
- a CDS encoding penicillin-binding protein produces the protein MKKFNNLNRNRSKAHGYRFTVGRILQLVLALVFLVFIGRFLYIGISNQVAGENLNKRVNQIYRRNEVLKATRGTIYDKNGLTLAEDAHVFTIYAILDKSSIDYHNKPMYVTNKHKTAQKLAEVLPLSEEKIYSYLTPKHKAFQVEFGSAGTGLTLSQKKKIEAMKLPGIKFIETPSRLYPNGNFASHIIGLAQPQKSQGTSNLVGTMGIEAYFDKQLAGKDGYREAFVDAENYQLPNGQKATRATQDGDNIYLTLDSRLQSYLEVLMSQVQDKYKPKALTAVVEDIQTGKILAASQRPTFNPQTKQGLDTSWRNILVQDSYEPGSVFKVLTYSSAIESGNYNPNEQYKSGAVTVQGSTIHDWNNSGWGSIPFSQAFPRSSNVGFVKLEQKMGAKTWKEYLNKYRIGKKTGVTLPGETAGILNFSTPLNQAVTAFGQGVNVNAMQMMQAYSALANNGQMVKPQFVEKIVSPSGKVVEKFHRTKVGTPIYSAKTAKTVLKGMQDVVNASYGTGAAYKMPGKSIAVKTGTAQIAGPHGGYLTGDNNYIFSVVGVTPANNPRYCVYLTMKQPQKMSKPAETILSSIFKPIMNRLISLSDSTAKINEKVTVPALTGKSVEKAKEEANNAGVSIEIIGTGKTVSRQSVSAGVKQGTDDKIFLFTGGQVTCPNMVGWTESEVNSFMTTTDIPITINGKGKVTKQSIPSGKVIDKNSKLSVNLK, from the coding sequence ATGAAAAAGTTTAATAACTTAAATAGAAATAGATCCAAAGCCCACGGCTACCGCTTTACGGTGGGGAGAATCCTCCAGCTAGTCTTGGCTTTGGTTTTTCTTGTATTTATAGGTAGATTTTTATATATAGGTATTTCGAATCAGGTTGCTGGTGAGAATTTAAATAAACGAGTAAATCAAATTTACCGTCGAAATGAAGTTCTAAAAGCAACGAGAGGAACAATTTATGATAAAAATGGTTTAACTCTTGCCGAAGATGCTCATGTTTTTACCATATATGCAATTTTAGACAAGAGTTCGATTGATTATCATAATAAGCCGATGTATGTGACTAATAAGCATAAGACAGCACAAAAATTGGCTGAGGTGCTTCCGTTAAGTGAAGAAAAGATATATTCATATTTGACTCCTAAGCATAAGGCTTTTCAGGTAGAATTTGGTTCCGCAGGTACTGGCTTAACTTTGTCTCAAAAGAAAAAGATTGAGGCAATGAAGCTACCAGGAATTAAATTTATCGAAACACCATCTAGGCTTTATCCAAATGGCAATTTTGCTTCTCATATTATTGGTTTAGCTCAACCTCAAAAAAGTCAAGGAACAAGTAATTTAGTTGGTACTATGGGAATTGAAGCCTATTTTGATAAACAGCTAGCTGGTAAAGATGGTTATCGCGAAGCATTTGTCGACGCGGAAAATTATCAATTGCCTAATGGTCAAAAGGCAACTCGCGCAACCCAAGATGGCGATAATATTTACTTAACACTGGATTCAAGACTCCAAAGTTATTTGGAAGTTCTAATGTCTCAAGTACAAGATAAATATAAGCCGAAGGCCTTAACAGCAGTTGTAGAAGATATCCAAACTGGTAAAATTTTAGCTGCTTCTCAGCGTCCTACTTTTAACCCTCAGACCAAACAAGGCTTAGATACTTCTTGGCGTAATATACTAGTTCAAGATTCCTATGAACCAGGTTCAGTTTTTAAGGTTTTAACTTATTCGAGTGCAATTGAGAGTGGAAATTACAACCCTAATGAGCAATATAAGTCTGGCGCAGTTACTGTTCAAGGATCAACAATTCATGACTGGAATAATAGTGGTTGGGGCAGTATTCCATTTAGCCAAGCCTTTCCAAGATCAAGTAATGTTGGTTTTGTAAAGCTTGAGCAAAAAATGGGAGCTAAGACATGGAAAGAGTATCTAAATAAATACAGAATTGGTAAAAAAACGGGGGTAACCCTTCCTGGTGAAACAGCTGGAATTTTAAACTTTTCTACCCCCTTAAACCAAGCAGTTACAGCGTTTGGTCAGGGTGTTAACGTTAATGCGATGCAAATGATGCAAGCATATAGTGCTCTAGCAAATAATGGACAAATGGTGAAGCCACAATTTGTTGAGAAAATAGTTTCTCCTTCAGGAAAAGTAGTAGAAAAATTCCATCGCACAAAAGTTGGAACTCCAATTTATTCTGCTAAAACAGCCAAAACTGTATTAAAGGGGATGCAGGATGTCGTGAATGCTTCTTATGGTACAGGGGCTGCTTATAAGATGCCAGGAAAGAGTATCGCCGTGAAAACCGGTACGGCTCAAATTGCTGGACCACATGGAGGATATTTAACAGGTGATAATAATTATATTTTCTCTGTAGTTGGAGTAACGCCTGCTAATAATCCACGCTATTGTGTTTATCTAACAATGAAGCAACCTCAAAAAATGTCTAAGCCAGCAGAAACAATTCTTTCTTCTATCTTCAAGCCGATTATGAATCGATTGATTTCTCTTTCTGATTCGACGGCAAAGATTAATGAAAAAGTAACCGTTCCAGCTTTAACTGGTAAAAGTGTTGAAAAGGCAAAAGAGGAGGCTAACAACGCTGGTGTTTCAATTGAAATTATTGGAACTGGTAAAACAGTTAGTCGTCAATCAGTTAGTGCAGGGGTAAAACAAGGTACTGATGATAAGATTTTCTTATTTACCGGTGGCCAGGTTACTTGCCCGAACATGGTCGGCTGGACAGAATCTGAGGTTAATAGCTTTATGACAACAACTGATATTCCTATTACAATTAATGGAAAAGGAAAAGTTACAAAACAATCTATTCCATCTGGAAAAGTGATTGATAAAAATAGTAAGTTATCAGTAAACTTGAAATAA
- the rsmH gene encoding 16S rRNA (cytosine(1402)-N(4))-methyltransferase RsmH, with protein MKFKHKSVLLHETIDNLNPKDDGLYVDATFGGGGHARYLLSKLNRGTVIGFDQDEYAISMAKESFAEELKPGAEPKLILVHDNFCHLKENLVELGISDGIDGIYYDLGVSSPQFDQPERGFSYRFDARLDMRMDQSQELDAYTIVNTWSQKELSDILYKYGDEKFSRQIARKIVDRRREKPIVTTFDLVDVIKDAIPAYARRSGGHPAKKSFQAIRVAVNNELGVLQESLEEAIKLLKPGGRISVITFQSHEDKIVKKIFKKYSEVEIPRGMPMIPADSKPTLRLISRKPIMASSDELEENNRSHSAKLRVAEKL; from the coding sequence ATGAAATTCAAGCATAAAAGTGTGCTTTTGCACGAAACAATAGACAATTTAAATCCAAAAGATGATGGTCTTTATGTTGACGCAACTTTTGGTGGTGGCGGTCATGCCCGATATCTACTCAGTAAGTTGAATAGAGGAACAGTTATTGGATTTGATCAAGATGAATATGCAATTTCGATGGCAAAAGAAAGTTTTGCTGAGGAATTGAAGCCAGGAGCTGAACCAAAGCTAATACTGGTTCATGATAACTTCTGTCATTTGAAAGAAAATCTGGTAGAGCTGGGAATTTCAGATGGGATAGATGGTATTTATTACGATCTTGGAGTTTCGTCTCCGCAGTTTGATCAACCTGAACGTGGTTTCTCTTATCGATTTGACGCTCGATTAGATATGAGGATGGATCAAAGCCAAGAGTTAGATGCCTATACAATTGTAAATACTTGGTCACAAAAAGAACTAAGTGACATTTTGTATAAGTACGGAGATGAAAAGTTTTCTCGTCAGATTGCTAGAAAGATAGTAGATCGAAGAAGAGAAAAACCGATTGTAACTACATTTGATTTGGTAGATGTAATTAAGGATGCAATTCCAGCATATGCAAGACGAAGTGGAGGGCATCCTGCTAAGAAGAGCTTTCAAGCAATTCGAGTTGCAGTTAACAATGAATTAGGTGTATTACAAGAATCTCTTGAGGAAGCAATTAAGCTATTGAAACCGGGTGGTCGAATTAGCGTAATTACTTTTCAGTCTCATGAAGATAAGATCGTCAAGAAGATCTTTAAAAAGTATTCTGAAGTCGAGATACCACGCGGAATGCCGATGATCCCGGCTGACAGTAAACCAACATTGCGATTAATTAGTCGCAAACCTATCATGGCAAGTAGTGATGAATTAGAAGAAAATAACCGCTCACACAGTGCCAAGTTAAGGGTTGCAGAGAAATTATAG
- a CDS encoding bifunctional folylpolyglutamate synthase/dihydrofolate synthase, whose protein sequence is MKFTNVDQVINRIYSLPKLHPKNDLSYIKRILNQLNNPQDSVKTIHVTGTNGKGSTSYYLSNLLQKAGQKTGLFVSPYIYEFNERIQLNSKNISNRDLVEVANKIEAAIEELKKVDPNFSLVTFEYEVALAFQFFAQEKCNYAVIEVGIGGEHDKTNVITPEVSIITTIGLDHEKIIGPTLADIAKEKSGIIKPNKPVVLGNIPQDVLSILLNKAQAENSKSFLLGRDFKIKVSKTAIEYQDSEKRYQFFKRPLVEAYDIGVAVQAVQLLNLQLNKQKIERAINKTQIPGRYDIVQTVPKIIVDGAHNLQAMTNLLHLIRKENQGQIYILLGMMKDKDLGLVTNLFKDEKVTLTRIDYPRAARLEDFPAEAQKKYNYEENFKIAYTNLKNKLKPHDILLVTGSFYLVGAVLNYCKRGKK, encoded by the coding sequence GTGAAATTTACTAATGTTGACCAAGTAATTAACAGAATATATTCTTTGCCTAAGCTGCACCCTAAAAATGATTTGAGCTATATCAAGAGAATTTTGAACCAATTAAATAATCCTCAAGATAGCGTTAAGACAATTCATGTTACCGGGACAAATGGTAAAGGGTCGACATCCTATTATTTGAGTAATCTATTACAAAAGGCCGGTCAAAAGACTGGCCTTTTTGTGTCACCTTATATTTATGAATTTAATGAAAGAATTCAATTAAATAGTAAGAATATAAGTAATAGAGATTTAGTCGAAGTTGCTAATAAAATTGAAGCAGCAATAGAAGAGTTGAAAAAAGTTGATCCTAATTTTTCTTTAGTAACATTTGAATATGAAGTAGCTCTTGCTTTTCAGTTCTTTGCTCAAGAAAAATGTAATTATGCAGTAATTGAGGTTGGAATTGGGGGCGAGCATGATAAGACTAATGTGATTACACCAGAAGTAAGTATCATTACAACTATTGGCTTAGATCATGAAAAAATAATTGGACCAACTTTAGCCGATATTGCTAAGGAGAAAAGTGGCATAATCAAACCAAATAAACCAGTTGTGCTAGGTAATATTCCTCAAGATGTTTTAAGTATTTTACTCAATAAAGCTCAAGCAGAAAATTCAAAGTCATTTTTGTTGGGAAGAGATTTTAAAATTAAGGTGTCTAAAACTGCAATTGAATATCAAGATTCAGAAAAAAGATATCAGTTTTTTAAGCGTCCTTTAGTAGAAGCATATGATATTGGAGTGGCAGTTCAAGCAGTTCAGCTTTTGAATTTACAATTAAATAAACAAAAGATTGAAAGGGCCATTAATAAGACACAAATTCCTGGTAGATACGATATTGTTCAGACTGTGCCTAAAATTATTGTTGATGGGGCACATAATTTGCAGGCGATGACAAATCTTTTGCATTTGATTCGAAAAGAGAACCAAGGTCAGATATATATACTTCTTGGAATGATGAAAGACAAGGATTTAGGGCTAGTCACAAATTTATTCAAAGATGAAAAGGTTACTTTAACTCGGATAGATTATCCTCGAGCTGCGAGATTAGAAGATTTTCCTGCAGAAGCGCAGAAAAAATATAATTATGAAGAAAATTTCAAAATAGCTTATACTAACTTGAAGAATAAATTGAAGCCACATGATATTCTATTAGTGACGGGATCTTTTTATTTGGTTGGTGCAGTTTTAAATTACTGCAAAAGAGGTAAAAAATGA
- a CDS encoding DUF3397 domain-containing protein, giving the protein MNFLLIFLVPLCGIVVAAFLMKLFPKAQFSGYDILPFFFIVACQLLTQETKQPSFLPYGFLLYFILVVIVSVYTAIKNKNISVAKTLGTLWHYLAASSIVWYVGLIILLLL; this is encoded by the coding sequence ATGAATTTTTTGCTTATCTTTTTAGTCCCTTTATGTGGAATTGTTGTTGCAGCTTTTCTGATGAAGCTTTTTCCTAAAGCTCAATTTAGTGGTTATGATATTTTGCCATTTTTTTTCATAGTAGCTTGTCAGCTCTTAACGCAAGAAACTAAGCAACCGTCATTTTTACCTTATGGCTTTTTATTGTATTTTATTTTGGTAGTAATTGTTTCTGTTTATACCGCTATCAAGAATAAAAATATCTCTGTTGCTAAAACTTTAGGTACGTTGTGGCACTATCTGGCTGCTTCATCCATTGTTTGGTATGTAGGACTCATAATTTTGCTGTTATTATAA
- a CDS encoding DUF4044 domain-containing protein, translated as MRKRKKKSGFQKLTIVMAWFMAVITLLGVVATALIGTGVFQF; from the coding sequence ATGAGAAAACGTAAGAAAAAATCTGGATTTCAAAAATTAACTATTGTTATGGCCTGGTTCATGGCAGTGATTACCCTTCTTGGTGTAGTAGCTACTGCCTTAATCGGAACTGGTGTCTTTCAATTTTAA
- the mraY gene encoding phospho-N-acetylmuramoyl-pentapeptide-transferase, whose translation MQFSLIPFISSFALTVIFLPLFIGFMRMKHEGQVIRDEGPKWHEKKSGTPTMGGVVFMLASVISTLWVLIWQKNLNKTTWILIIAFLGYGIIGFLDDGIKLYFKRNLGLKAWQKLLGQIIIAALIIALAFSDHFAFELYIPFAGMVRNSFLFSLFVLFWLVGFSNAVNLSDGLDGLATGLSIIAYATYAWIAYQEKNWVIVAFTLSVIGGLVGFFIFNHKPAKIFMGDAGSLALGGGLATVSIFLHRPWSLLLIGIVFVLETLSVILQVISFQTTGKRIFKMTPIHHHFEMLGWSEWKVDIVFWIVGLIGSIIYLIIWG comes from the coding sequence ATGCAGTTTTCTTTGATACCGTTCATTAGCAGTTTTGCTCTTACGGTCATCTTCTTACCGTTGTTTATCGGCTTTATGCGAATGAAGCATGAAGGGCAAGTGATTAGAGATGAAGGGCCAAAATGGCATGAGAAAAAATCCGGTACTCCAACTATGGGTGGAGTTGTCTTCATGCTTGCCAGTGTTATTTCTACCTTATGGGTATTAATTTGGCAGAAAAATTTAAATAAGACTACTTGGATTTTAATCATTGCTTTTTTAGGCTATGGAATTATTGGTTTCTTAGATGATGGAATTAAGTTATATTTCAAACGTAATTTAGGATTAAAAGCTTGGCAGAAATTGTTAGGTCAAATTATCATTGCTGCTTTAATTATTGCACTAGCATTTAGTGATCATTTTGCCTTTGAATTATATATTCCATTTGCAGGAATGGTAAGAAATTCTTTCTTATTTAGTTTATTCGTACTTTTTTGGTTAGTTGGATTTTCAAATGCAGTTAACCTATCTGACGGCTTAGATGGTTTAGCAACTGGTTTATCTATCATTGCTTATGCGACTTATGCCTGGATTGCTTACCAAGAAAAAAATTGGGTAATTGTTGCATTTACGCTCAGTGTAATTGGTGGTTTGGTTGGCTTCTTTATTTTTAACCATAAACCAGCTAAAATTTTCATGGGGGATGCAGGTTCCTTAGCTCTTGGTGGAGGATTAGCAACTGTATCAATTTTCCTTCATCGACCATGGTCATTACTTTTAATCGGAATTGTATTTGTATTAGAAACTTTAAGTGTTATTTTGCAAGTCATTTCCTTCCAGACTACTGGAAAAAGAATTTTCAAGATGACACCAATCCACCATCATTTTGAAATGCTTGGTTGGTCTGAATGGAAAGTTGATATTGTATTTTGGATTGT
- the ftsL gene encoding cell division protein FtsL: protein MADSSARNLNYQQSQQQTEQPKKAIVLNPKSVPWTAFEKSLVVLGSLITLGLMILLVSASISATSAQHQLANVEQTIISQKSHNTDLRQEIGELTSTTRINKIARDQGLHLVESNIRNVR from the coding sequence ATGGCTGATAGCTCAGCAAGAAATTTAAATTATCAACAAAGTCAACAGCAGACTGAGCAGCCAAAGAAAGCAATTGTTCTTAATCCCAAAAGCGTTCCTTGGACAGCATTTGAAAAAAGTTTAGTCGTTTTAGGTTCACTTATTACATTAGGATTAATGATTTTATTGGTTTCAGCCAGCATTTCTGCTACTAGTGCTCAGCACCAGCTAGCAAATGTTGAGCAGACGATAATTTCTCAAAAAAGTCATAACACTGATCTTCGTCAGGAGATTGGTGAATTAACGTCAACTACTAGAATTAATAAAATTGCCCGTGATCAAGGCTTGCACTTGGTCGAGAGTAACATTAGGAATGTCCGTTAA
- a CDS encoding HAD family hydrolase, whose amino-acid sequence MKVENIAEPIEGIIFDMDGLLVNSEKLYWDANIVAAKEANLDIPDDSYLKLVGSSVKEMEEFYHQHFKTEADRDKFIKRTDELVWEWTDQGKLKLQAGVRDALVKFKEKKIKLAIASSNYDEVVAHNLEVLKIKDYFDFYLSYKDVEAGKIKAKPAPDIYLLAAKKMQLPKDNLLVFEDSSTGVASASAAGLKCVMVPDLKQPTTLDKRNATLICKDFYTFLKKIK is encoded by the coding sequence ATGAAAGTTGAAAATATTGCTGAACCAATTGAAGGCATCATTTTTGATATGGACGGGTTATTAGTTAATTCTGAAAAGTTATATTGGGATGCAAATATTGTTGCTGCTAAAGAAGCAAATTTAGATATTCCAGATGATAGTTACTTGAAGCTCGTTGGTTCATCGGTTAAAGAAATGGAAGAATTTTATCATCAACATTTTAAGACAGAAGCAGATCGTGATAAGTTTATTAAAAGAACTGATGAACTAGTTTGGGAGTGGACTGATCAAGGAAAACTGAAGCTTCAAGCGGGTGTAAGAGATGCGTTAGTAAAGTTTAAAGAAAAAAAGATCAAACTGGCAATTGCATCAAGTAATTATGATGAAGTAGTGGCTCATAATCTAGAAGTTCTAAAGATAAAGGATTATTTTGATTTTTATCTAAGCTATAAAGATGTTGAAGCAGGAAAAATTAAGGCTAAGCCTGCACCAGATATCTATTTATTGGCAGCTAAAAAGATGCAACTTCCAAAAGATAATTTGTTAGTATTTGAAGATTCTAGCACAGGTGTTGCGTCTGCAAGTGCTGCAGGCTTAAAATGCGTAATGGTACCAGATTTAAAGCAACCAACAACTTTAGATAAAAGGAATGCAACATTAATTTGCAAAGATTTTTACACTTTTCTTAAAAAAATCAAGTAG
- the mreD gene encoding rod shape-determining protein MreD, producing MAELRRWYVAIALFMALILDGVLAYNLQTFIFHRGFSGSCWLTVVGITLIALCDDKNDANIWLCLGLGFIADLYYLGVIGIYTVAFPLICFLIQQSARFLPEVFWFRLLICLVVYLCVSFYVYLTLNMVGMIQLSFASFLNSILPNLLWCFILVLCTYWFWVKLAEEYPFLKKEYYF from the coding sequence ATGGCAGAATTACGTCGATGGTATGTTGCCATTGCCTTATTTATGGCGCTAATTTTGGATGGAGTCCTAGCCTATAATTTGCAGACTTTTATCTTTCATCGGGGCTTCTCTGGCAGCTGCTGGCTGACAGTTGTTGGTATTACGCTAATAGCCCTATGCGATGATAAAAATGACGCCAATATCTGGCTTTGCTTGGGCTTAGGATTTATTGCGGACCTTTACTATTTAGGAGTCATTGGTATCTATACTGTAGCATTTCCTTTAATTTGTTTTCTTATTCAACAGAGTGCTCGCTTTCTTCCAGAAGTATTTTGGTTTCGCTTATTAATTTGTTTAGTTGTTTATCTCTGTGTGAGCTTTTATGTTTATCTAACATTAAATATGGTAGGGATGATTCAATTATCTTTTGCAAGTTTTTTAAATAGTATTTTACCTAATTTGCTATGGTGTTTTATCTTAGTTTTGTGTACTTATTGGTTTTGGGTAAAACTTGCTGAAGAGTATCCATTTTTGAAAAAAGAATATTATTTTTAA
- the mreC gene encoding rod shape-determining protein MreC, giving the protein MKKFLKNKKLLTIFVLVILVLSMLSISVRLRNKRETPFLVQKIGNDTVSIVTRVVNWPINLVSNGVANVEDLFNTQAENDHLKKQIDNLAQTKARNSSLEAENTQLKQALELKKTLTDYTIINGSVISRAADTWSDLLVIDQGSRAGVKKNMPVMSGKGVIGRVVEVNSTTSKVELITTTDKSTNKFAVEADAANGKKVHGVISVEGNNQLAFTQVVDGQKLKKGTRVYTSGMGGLSPKGLLIGTVTKTTRDTFGLSDVVEIQPAGNLNDPSVVSVIKRKVEE; this is encoded by the coding sequence ATGAAAAAATTTCTCAAAAACAAAAAGTTATTGACAATTTTCGTACTAGTTATTTTAGTTTTAAGTATGTTATCTATTTCCGTCCGCTTACGTAATAAGAGAGAAACGCCATTCTTAGTTCAAAAAATTGGTAATGATACAGTTTCAATTGTTACAAGAGTAGTGAATTGGCCAATTAATTTGGTTTCTAATGGAGTGGCTAATGTCGAAGATTTATTCAATACTCAAGCTGAAAATGATCATTTAAAAAAACAAATCGATAACCTTGCTCAAACTAAGGCACGGAACAGCTCTTTAGAAGCAGAAAATACGCAATTAAAACAAGCTCTAGAATTAAAGAAGACTTTAACCGACTATACTATCATCAATGGTTCGGTAATTTCTCGTGCTGCGGATACTTGGTCAGATTTATTAGTTATTGATCAAGGTTCAAGAGCTGGAGTCAAGAAAAATATGCCAGTAATGTCTGGTAAAGGCGTAATCGGAAGAGTGGTTGAAGTAAATAGTACAACTTCTAAAGTTGAATTAATTACTACAACTGATAAATCTACAAATAAGTTTGCTGTAGAAGCAGATGCAGCCAATGGTAAAAAGGTGCATGGTGTGATTTCTGTTGAAGGTAACAATCAATTAGCTTTTACTCAAGTGGTTGATGGACAGAAATTAAAGAAAGGCACTCGAGTTTATACTAGTGGAATGGGTGGTTTATCACCGAAAGGTCTTTTAATCGGAACAGTTACAAAGACAACACGAGATACTTTTGGTTTATCAGATGTTGTTGAAATTCAACCAGCTGGTAATCTTAATGATCCATCAGTTGTATCTGTAATTAAGAGAAAGGTTGAAGAGTAA
- a CDS encoding JAB domain-containing protein produces MKKEELLQTDVDLVKKLARSLKEKDIITFDSLFKKLEEVGINSFKELWQYAASPKCEDEIAVVLQLMLERVKGVNNKEIESLYSSSQVGCYIADKLCGRPQEELYGIYLDSKNKIIAEKLIFQGTVNRAVAHPRDIFRWAVIYNSTAFFVAHNHPSGDEQPSQHDLRFTKKLVEASKCMGIDFLDHFIVTDNTYLSFREMELL; encoded by the coding sequence ATGAAAAAAGAAGAACTATTGCAAACTGATGTTGATCTAGTAAAAAAGTTGGCTAGATCTTTGAAAGAAAAAGATATTATTACTTTTGATAGTTTATTTAAAAAGCTAGAAGAAGTAGGGATAAATAGCTTTAAGGAATTGTGGCAGTATGCGGCTAGTCCAAAATGCGAAGATGAAATAGCAGTTGTACTGCAGCTCATGTTAGAGCGCGTAAAGGGCGTTAATAATAAAGAAATTGAGAGCCTCTACTCTAGTTCGCAGGTAGGATGTTATATAGCTGACAAGTTATGTGGCCGTCCGCAAGAAGAATTATATGGAATTTATCTTGATTCAAAGAATAAAATTATTGCTGAAAAGTTAATTTTTCAAGGAACAGTAAATAGGGCAGTTGCTCATCCACGAGATATTTTTCGCTGGGCAGTAATTTATAACAGTACGGCCTTTTTTGTGGCTCATAATCATCCAAGTGGGGATGAACAACCATCTCAGCATGATTTACGATTTACTAAGAAATTAGTAGAAGCAAGTAAATGTATGGGAATTGATTTTCTAGATCATTTTATTGTGACTGATAATACTTATTTAAGCTTTCGAGAGATGGAACTTCTTTAA
- a CDS encoding rod shape-determining protein — protein MFGLGSKNIGIDLGTANTLVYIEGKGIVLREPSVVAKNTQTGEVIAVGSEAKEMIGRTPGSIVAIRPMKDGVIADYDTTAAMLKYFMEKTVGNSKPAAMICVPSGVTEVEKRAVIDAARVAGAREAYVIEEPFAAAIGAGLPVMDPTGSMVVDIGGGTTDVATISLGGIVSSRSTRMAGDKFNSAIATYIHQNYNLLIGERTAETIKIQIASASVEKAKEIESMNIRGRDLVTGLPKSIDIDAEDVAKAIQEVVQNIIVAIKETLEETSPEIAADVIDHGIVLTGGGALLKNLPEVISDATKVPVFIAQDPLDCVAIGTGESLKNIEVMRKRR, from the coding sequence GTGTTTGGATTAGGATCTAAAAATATTGGGATTGATTTGGGAACTGCCAACACACTCGTTTATATTGAAGGTAAGGGTATTGTTTTGCGCGAGCCTTCTGTTGTTGCTAAAAATACTCAAACGGGTGAAGTTATTGCTGTTGGTTCAGAAGCCAAAGAAATGATTGGTAGAACTCCCGGCTCAATTGTTGCTATTCGTCCGATGAAAGATGGAGTAATTGCTGACTACGATACAACTGCTGCAATGCTCAAATATTTCATGGAAAAGACTGTGGGTAATTCAAAGCCTGCTGCTATGATCTGTGTGCCTTCAGGTGTAACAGAAGTTGAAAAGAGAGCAGTTATTGACGCGGCTAGAGTTGCAGGTGCACGTGAAGCATACGTGATTGAAGAACCGTTTGCAGCAGCTATTGGTGCTGGTCTTCCTGTTATGGATCCAACCGGCTCAATGGTAGTTGATATTGGTGGTGGAACTACTGATGTTGCAACTATTTCATTAGGTGGTATTGTATCCTCCCGTTCTACTAGAATGGCAGGAGATAAGTTCAATAGTGCAATTGCAACTTACATTCACCAAAACTACAATTTATTAATTGGTGAACGAACTGCTGAAACAATTAAGATTCAGATTGCTTCTGCTTCAGTTGAAAAGGCAAAAGAAATTGAATCAATGAACATTCGTGGTCGTGACCTTGTAACAGGATTGCCAAAATCAATTGATATTGATGCAGAAGATGTTGCAAAGGCAATTCAAGAAGTAGTTCAAAATATTATTGTAGCGATTAAAGAGACTTTGGAAGAAACATCTCCAGAAATCGCTGCGGACGTTATTGACCATGGTATTGTGTTAACAGGTGGTGGAGCTCTTTTGAAGAACTTACCAGAGGTTATTTCAGACGCTACTAAAGTTCCAGTCTTTATTGCTCAAGATCCACTTGATTGTGTTGCAATTGGTACCGGTGAATCTCTCAAAAATATTGAAGTTATGCGTAAGAGACGTTAA